The DNA sequence CACCTCTTCTTTGAGATAAGTACTAGATTATTGCCCGATGGCTCACCGCTTACTCTCGGTGCTGTATTGATGTCCACAGTCATGTTCGTGCACATGATCGTCTTGTTGATTGCGGGAATTCATACACGTTGCGGTCGTTTATGCTAATGAAATGCCATTGCTTATTGGTAACATCGAATTCTACATCCGATcgaccattaattttttatgttttcagttaCACTGGCGTGTATGCTAGTCCGTTCGGTGTGCGTAGCACAGTTTCGTTGTCCCTCAGACCGGTTGTGCCTCGTGTTCTTCAGCTACTTGTATCGCTGGTGCCAACTGGCGCTATATTTGAAATCAGTAACACTCGCCCGATCTTCAGTTGCCTGGAGCTGGGTCTCTTTGTTTATGATCTTGTTTTGTGATTTGGAaagacactttatttatttataattattttgagttTACCTTTATGCAATTTGAgcatttttgacctttggaCGCAGCTTATATGTATAATTAATATTACAgtattataaaaatacaaaaaaaaaaaaaacaacaacagcaacagcaacaacaaaacaaagccaaatAAAACGATGCGTTATTAAACCCTACAGGCTAACACTTGCAACCATTCTAACAAAGTTACCTCAGAGGTACAGTGTACTGTATCAGCATATCAGGTTTATCGTTTGCTGTTCATATGTCAGTTTTGTCTGCATATTgtgtttttatcctgttgcaTTGTGTATCGTTgtgttctgttgttttcctttagtcGCTGTCGGCGACATTCTGTCTGCCAGTGCTTACTTCTGGGCCGTTTTTTCAGTGTGAGGCTTTGTTCCTCCACTTGTATTTGAGGCGTTGACCTCATTTTGTTGAGGTTTTGTCCTCATGTTGTATCAAGGCTTTGTCCTTGTTTTTTTATATTGAGGCTTcgtcctcatattttattttgaggctttggcctcgtattacattatttattattttggcaTTTATAGGGGAGTTTTTTGCGTCGACTTAATGTCTGACAGACTTTCCCTGCcacatttttattgtgttttatAGTGGATTCgtccattatttttatttattacattgaggctttgtcctcatattcTATTTTGAGGCTTTGGCCTCGTATTatattgaggctttgtcctcatattttattttgaggcttcgTCCTCGTATTatattgaggctttgtcctcatattttatattgaggTTTCGTCCTCATTATTTTATGTTGAGGCTAGGTTCCTCAGTTTGAGGCTTTGGTCCTCATTGTTCTAGGCCCCTGTTCCTTTGTTTGTACtgcttatttgatttgtttgcagTGATATGTGTGTGGttctgttgttgtatttttgtctAGGGTAACCAGATGCCAATATTATTTGGTTTGAATTTCtattcacattttttgccttttttgtctattttttagtGTTTATTCATGCAATCCGTTATTTTGGTTTACATGCAGCTACATTAACTTTAATCTCCGGTTTTGTTGGCCCCCCTGTTTTGATATGTGTGGACATTACAGTCCTGCATTTATTGTGATGAGACACTGTTATACGTTGCTTTATGCTTTACTCTCCACGTCACATCAGTGCTTTTAGCTTTGTTGTTTCTGAGGAATTTacggtttatttgttttgtttgggagatcctgattgatttattaattgGTTACACATTGTTCTTTAATGGTAGCAcattctggcttttttaaagaagttgtttttatagttttttcattttactgcAGGTGCTAAGGTATACACATGCAGCTCCCTTTCATGAACGCCTTTTGAATGAAGCCAGTCTTGAGCAGAGTACCAACCAGCTTTATCCAACCATCTTCAGCTTTCCCTTGGCATCTCTCTTAAGAAAGTCAATAGCTCTGCATTCTCTTTGGTTCCTCAATTCAGTTCAACATAGTATGCAAGAAATGTTCCAAAGAGTTGTACACATTCTGCTGATCAGTTTTCCAGGAGTTGCATCTCTAGTGTCGGGCTACTCAAGAGCAGCTGCTGCGTCCCTTGGCACGTGGCACCTACGTGTACATCTACTTGGGCAGAACTTTCCTCAGGCAACTTTGGCTTGCTGGGCATTGTGATTGGGTATACATGTAGCTCAAGTGTATAGGACATGTATGTCATTTGATACTTATGTGCAGGACATGTGGGCAGTGACATTGTAATATGTAGAATTCTCACCACATGAGTCAGGGTCATTCGGCCATCTTACAGTATattgattttttcacttttaaattcacCTGTTAGTTTCCTAGGTGATTTCTGCTTACAGTATAGTTTCaaggtgactgtgtgagcaggggccatacagccatctcacagattttcatttgaatcagttacatcagtgagttacgtcagactttttattagtatcattcagggtgactgtgtgagcaggggccatacagccatctcacagattttcatttgaatcagttacatcagtgagttacgtcagacttttttattagtatcattcagggtgactgtgtgagcaggggccatacagccatcgtacagattttcatttgaatcagttacatcagtgagttacgtcagactttttattagtatcattcagggtgactgtgtgagcaggggccatacagccatcgcACAGATTTATTGTAATCAGCTACATCAGTtagctatttcagacttttgataagtataattttgcatgactgtgtgagcaggggccatacagccatatcacagatttccaaatttaatCCGTCCATTATGTCACTGAGCTATGACAATTTAGagtaaattgttattatttaaattcatgtttactctgtgagcaggggccatacagccatcttaccgatttcattttaatcagttacatTAACAAGCTATTTCAGCTTTTTGATAAGGGAGCAGGGGCTATACAGCCAGAtcacagttttttaaattaaatcatttcATTATGTCACTGAGCTATGACCATTCAGCCTAAattgttatcatttaaattCCTGGTGACTGTGttagcaggggccatacagccatcttacTGATTAATTTTCACTTCTAATCATTTCAACCTGGTTTAACTTTACAGCTTTTAAACACGTTTGAGCTTCGTATCGATGTGGCATTAGTGAGGCCGATATTATAAGTTGACTGTGTGAGCtgacaggctatgcagccatttcCTTTATTCTAGCTACAGTAGCCCATTTCTGTTGGTTACATCAATCCACTTCTGTATCCAAGACTTAGGAAAACGTTACTTCAAACTCATTTGCTTATATAGGCCATTTTATTCCCATCTAGTGTCCAGTGCTTAGTGAATAAGTGCAATTTATGATGGCTGTGTGAACACGGGCCATACAGTTATctcattcattttcacttttaaactgtTAGTTAACTTAAGTGATTCACACTTTTTAATCTGTATCAGATTCAATGACAGTGTGAGCAAGGGCCATTCAAACTTGTACATTTCTGTTGGTTACACTGATCCATTTCAGTAAGCAGGGCTTGGTAAACAGCCTTACCATTCTATTTCTATATGTTTACGTGCATAACCTCCACTGAACTAAACTGGTGGAACTAAGCTGTGAGTGACAGTGACAAAGAATGTATACAATGTCCTATTGCTATGGACACACATGAGCCGTTATGGCGCTAGTTGACGCTATTGTTGTAAGGTGTACACGGTTGGATgattataatacatgtatattcatctcagctctcgcacattgaccttttttatttttaatgtggtatctttcttacctttaacccccagaggttTTGTGTGACCGCATTGGTTGGGGgatacgttcccaatttttccCATGTGGTTTTTcgggttttcgtatcaggcggCGCACACCTTTTTCCATTGTACATTTTGATTTGTAGGTACCAGTAGTTTCTGTTGGCGGTCGTCTTGCTTTGGCCTCGGGTGGGGCGGCCCTTTCACTCGTTCCTTGCTCTGGGctgtggcgggtgtgccctcacctttgctggtataatgttcttatgtatctggttttcccagctttatatgctttaatttaataaacggccactcccgtggccaaaatatcccataatgggtttgtgattatttgtgtcccagcaaacagagctcacccaaagcgagactccgccaacatcaataactttcgtaatatgtaaaggaacatgaagcataaaagaaattttaaagtagAATAGCGAACAACAATTCGATTACTTTCACAAGAAAATTGATCCACGAACTGTTGTTTCCACTCGTCAAGAGCCCTAGGGTTGCCCATGAATGCACATAGCTATAACCTACAAAACACTAACTGGAGAAGACCTAATTACCTTGTAATCTCCCTTTAAGGACATTTTTCCCGCCTTTAGAGAGTCTTCAGTGCTCTTGTCAAGTCCTTTTGGGAGATATCTCTTATAAGCTGGGCTAGGTCATCAAACGCCTTTGAACCTTCTGTAGCAAAATAATCTAGTCCTTGTAAGGACTTACGGACCGAGGCAGTGCAAGAAGAAAGAATGCGTAACATCGTGCTCTCGCTGAATGGGAAAAAATCTGTTTCCTCGCAGAAACGTTTGTACTGCTGTACAATTCGCTGTGGTATCATGGTTCTGATAACAATTGGCACCACTACTGACTCGCCCGTGGACAGGACAAGTGTCTTCTCACCAAAGGGAAGATCTTGAACCAAGTGGGGGCTGGTTATAAATTCGAGAAAGTTATCCAACTGATCTCTTGTAACACGAAGGCGGGTACTCTGCTCTACAGGAACAGGGGCTCCAGGGCCGTGTTGGAGACGGTGTAGACTTGCAACAGTGTATCGATAAGAACTGAGACCAGGGATAAATTCACAAGCAGCATTGTAGCTTGCCACTCCTGCCATAATAGATAAAATCTGTCTCCTTGTATCCCAACTGCTAGCAATCATGTACGCCCCTGCAAGTGCCTCAAGGTATTTCTTCTCTGATGGCAGGGAAAGTGAATTGATGTTCAATTTTTCGTTTACtaattttgacttttgaagAGCGTCCCAAAGGTGACTAGCATTCGTAGTGGAAATGACTTTTAGTAAAACTGCAACAGCTTCGGCTGTATGTTCGAGGTAGCGTCTTCTTGTCGATTCGCTGGCACTTGACCATTCCAACCAACTGTGGTTACCCAATGGCTTAACTTTACAGGACAAAAGAAAGTCGTTCAGTTTTGACTTTTGCTCTTCTGCTTCCTCAGCTTTACCGACAGATGAGGTTGTGCTAGCAGTTTCTGAACTTGTCATGTAAGTCGTATCTTGACTATCTAACGTAAAACCTTGAAGCTGTTCGGCAATGTCATCTGAGGTGCTATCACTTAAATCGCTTTCCTTGTGAAAGAGCAAGAGGAACAAAGCAGTCAGACACGAATACAGTATATAGCGATTCTATAGAGTCAagcatttctttatttatttaattacttatttatttttgtgcaaCGTGGGTGTGTCTTTTCCTCTACTTAGCGCTTCAAACTGTCACTTGATATGCATCAGTTAAGGCGGAATGGCAAAGTTAACATGGTTAATAGGCCGTACCTTTTCAGTCTTTTCAGCCTTTTCCAGGGTCCTGGTTTCCCGACATCTCCTTTTAATTGATAGCTCCGATAGACATGTCGTGGTTAAGGTAATATCTGTGCTATCCCTGGTTTGTTCTTTTATATCTTGCTCTTCCCTAACTTGAGTACGATCCCTCTCATCCAAAGTTTGTGTAATATGCTGTCTACATCGTCTGCAGATGGCTGAAAAAGGGGTCAGGACGTCTTTCAGGTAGTCTCATACTGTCAAGTAAACAATGAGTTACTCATTCAATTATTAGATTAAATTAGAACAAAACAAGTACATACACAAACCTTATTTTAATATTTGCCCAAGTTATAATATAAAGCTCCCTTTTGGCCAGCTTTTGACGTTATAAATATCACTGTTAGTTTACAACAACTGACTTTAAGATGGCACCTGTCTTACGCAGTTTGTTAGATTCAGACTTAGACAGAATTCGCTGGCTGTGTGGGATAACTATCAGAGAGACGCAAACCCGTTTTTAGCCCCCCTTTCTAGTGTCTTTCTTGTCTTTATCATTCGCTCTCTGGTTCCTAACATTATCTTCTTTGCGCGCGAAGTATTTTCTGCTTCCAAGAACCATAACTGATAAATAACCAAAACTCGAAATATGCATTTCTCCGCATTGCAACACACTTTTGGAACGTTGAGAAGCACCGTGTTCTAGTGATATCAGTTTTCTTATTCCCACCCTCACAAGAGGCCTATAAAGTGAGCGCTAGCCAGGATACTGAGAGGGAGAAgtgaaagaaatgtatcattTACCTCTCTTTTCTCACCGCTCCCCCGCCCCTCCCTTCAGGTCCAAACTATTGTAGCACCAACCTTACAGACCAGCCCTCCACCACCCCACCCCTGAGCGTATGGATATCAGGACTGAATACGGAATTCAGAAAAGGAACAAGAACAGCAGGACAATGTCGTTCTCCTACACCTTGTTCCAATTCTCCTTCCTATTctgttccggttccggttcctgTTTCTGTTTTGCTAAATCCGGATTCCGATACCGTAGACTTCGTTCTATTCCCAGACGTCGCGGATGCCGACTCCCCAGTGCCAACTTACACTCGATTCTATACTTACGACTTCCGATGGGTACAAGGGTACCAGATTGCTGATATATTAGCTCTGATTGGGCAAAGCTGATACCTCTATCGCCCTTTACTGTGGTAGACTTGTGGGCGGCCATCCCGGGTGGAACTGCACAATATTTTTTGTTGGACCGCCATCGAAGACCATATACATCGCGATGGTGCGGGCAGATCGTcagattattttttgtttcatcctCACAGAATATCCCTATAGTTTACAAAGTCAGTTGTTACTTACTATTTGGGTGGCGAAAACATAGATGCTCTtatataagatcaatttagctaaAAACTGGTACATGGAAAATATTTTACTCACCTGCGCGAGCGAGGATTAATTTCATTTCGTCAACGTTTTTGTCGTCTCCGAATACATTCATCGTGTTAAGGTGCTGTGTAATATCCTTTTGGCACTCTCTCAGAGTTACCGTGAGACCATGGCCACAGCCACCAGTGTCTTCTATCATGAACGAAAATGAGCAAGACGCCATGAAGAGAGGTACAGTCAGGGAAAAACTCTGACATTCCTTCAAGGCCAGTGAGCAGCTTTTTTCCCAGGGgaactcgaccaatatttgggtaagAGGTGAGCCGCTACGGGTTAAGATTTACCAtaaccctgtttaggacaaaaaatccTTAAAATACTGACCTTGTTTgggacaacaccctcaattttattaccctgtAGGCCTGTATAGGACACAGGACAAAATGCACCACGTTTTGTTTTAAGCCATTTTATTGATAATTGCAATGCAGCAAATTCACGTTACACTCATTGCTTAGTCTGCACTTggagtaaataataaaaaaaatatatatctggaaaatcaaatcaatcgtgcAGGTAATTAGTAAATACCCTCCTCTTAGTAAATACAACCGCAGTCAGCAATTTCAATAAGTTGTAGATATTTACGAGTGTACCTGCAAGACTCATAACGTAATCAGCTTCCAGATCAAGTGTttatcacttttgtcacgtGCTGCTCAAATGACCTCTGGTTGCGgtcacgattttttttttttctggaagatAACGGATAAAAAGCTATAAAGATTGATTTAAGCATTAAATTTTACGTTCGACAGAGTTTCCTTCTTATTACTTCAACAGCTATTATGGTTTTATAATTTTATCGACAATTTTGAGTTTTCTTAAGGTAATCTAATGAAACTGAAAACGACAAAGGTCAATCcttggtttttttttagctcttATTTGAGGCTTATTTGAGCCCCTTTTCTCCGGAAAAGTTTGTTCTCCATTTTGTCAGGAGAGGGGATACCTACTACGTGAACAATGCCTGGGCCCCTGAATTCCTTGACAACACTTATCTCTTTGTCAAGCTGGGAGTCTGCACTTCGATAGTTAACGCATGGTAGAGCTTCCAGACACTAATGCTAGTAACAGCGCGCTATACGAGGTTAAGGAAGCGATAACACGATGATCTGCATGGGGGTGGTTTGAGTGCATTTTGTAGAGGACTTTGGCTGCTGCAGTCTGTCGCCTTTGGAGTAAGCTGCTGTAATATCTAAACGCAGGCTTTGGGATCATTTCTTTAAGTCTTGTTATTGATGTCATCGACAAGGCAAGACAAGATCTGTTGGAGAAGCTGTAAACCACACCATAGTGACTTCTTGACTGTATAATTTGatcgaaaatgaataaataaataaataaataaataaataagaaagaatAACTcatttttacaaagaaaaacttcaccttGTGTATTGCGAACCCTATAATCTAAGATcaaagtaattttaaaaaagtaaaatggcTTCATCCAAGCCAATgttgaaacttaattttttttttaaattttgtgtttGAGATGTGACCCTCTCATAATTTAGAATTAAATACTCGTCAAAGACCTCAAGCATTAGCGCATTCAACtttgaattgtttttaagaacatctataaattatattatataatttattatttatattaataaATTAGTATAACTTAACTTGTCAGTTATCTTgtatatttacttttatttaaggtcAGATAAAATTCGTTCAAAAATATTATGGCAGAGACGTGTTCGGGATAGTTGGTTCACCCATTAACTTTACTTGGAACTTTTCAAATGGTGTGGAAACCGTAACTTGGGGACTGAAGGATTCTGTTAGTGCCACAGTTGATGTGAATAAGAAATTCATATCTATTGGGCTTCAAGGACAATTACCTTTGGCACCCCCTCAAACATATGTTGGACGAGTAAGTGGGAGTGGTAGTGCCTCCTCTGGCTCTGTCAATTTTGTCCTTACTAAAATCAAGAAAAGCGAAGAGGCATTTTATGGCTGCGAGTTATTTCCTGTGGGTCCATATTCTACAGCCTTTGATTATGTACATTTAGTCATTCAAGGTGGGTACtaacaaaaatgattttttctcATGGTAGTTAAAACTGCTATATTTTTTGCACCCTCAGTAATTGTATTCCCAAAGACATGTTACGTTGATCAAATATAACCGAGACCCTGCTGTTTGTACGTTTAGAAAGCATTAATTGTTGTTTGTGTgagtttttttaacaataacaaaaacaacaacaaaaaattggcCGGGCCAACCTTAATAAGCTTCTGTTACGTGAGATAAAAGTTTTAAGTGCCCGAATATTGTACCCCCAAATTGGGAAAGCTTCTATCACCATTTCATTATCTCGATGGGCAGCTTCAAGtatgctttgtttgtttgtctgttttttttttccgttccaTTCCATTTGTTCCCAAACACTCAgtagagaagaaagaaagagacaaaCACAAATGACACAAAGTTCATAAGACTGTGAAggcagaaaacaaaagcttaaTAGATCTCTGTGTATAGTCTGTTAACTTCCAGTAAAATAGCTAGTACCCTGTGACTGTAAAAATCTGGCGTCTGTTTATGTCTTGTGACTGGCAGAGACTGCAGCATGATCGGCCCTGGAAAACCTTTTGGTTGCGTGAAGCATTTCACCATGTATCAAAACtcaatacaaaaatatatatccaATGCCGTtgtttgttaattattaacaaacctcGAGCCCAACCTCCATTCAATTCCCCTGAAtgaaggttccactgtaataatCTTTATGTGTTCATCGAAATAACAATCAAGAAatggttcttcgttttgcgatagaGGACACTAGAATTTCCAGGCTTATGCGTGACGCTGTATTTACCctgcggccgggaaagctcttatgtgggtttaAAACGTTACCGATTTTTGAGATTTGTTATCTAAACATTCTTTGTCTCAGAATGAATATTACTTAAAaatttatgagttcctcaagcaaTAAACTCACTCATCTCCTTCTAGGATAAATTTATACGTATATTTTCAATCAATTAGCAACGAGTGCCTTCTCCACTACTATCTTTTAAACTTGAAGCACCGGTTGAACTCGCACAGGTGACTTGTCATCTGGTCAGGCACGCTTCACACTTTATAATGTCACCAAAGATGATGAGAGATTTTATGGCTGTTTGCTAACCCCTGATCACCCAGATGGATTTGTTGTATATGACTTCGTGCAGTTGGTTGTTGtaggtatgtatgtatgtattttaacccttggacgtacgagggggggggggggggggggtggagttGGTTGTCACCACCCACTGAGGAtttttgagttttttcctagACAAAAAAACATCAACACCTGACGTTTTTAGTAGCTGTTTGTTTATCCCTCGAgggcattttgagacaagtttagtgatatCAGTTTCTATGGTTGGGAGATATGACGTCAAAAGTAGCAGGTGggcaagccatttttgagtgaaaatgcatgtttattcaacttctttcaacaataaaagtaagcTTTTGGATGAAATGATgcaagtgcttatttatgtggtATTTTACAtatcaagcacaaaaaaaattaccattcaTCGCAGTTTTAatctgatttctaattcttggtaaaatccaagatggcggccaggATGGCGACTATTGTTGGTGACTTGACAGGTCttcagcagcgccaccacccataaaatatacctcatcttgttgagaatatcaaaggctttccactgaaggcaaaaccgtttcgaaatactgcaacatatcaaaaatcctggggaggggttccatcaaccccccttgtaccacggcAGGGGTATAAACGTCCAAGAGGGTTAACAGGGACCTCAAGATTCGAGGAACAGGACAAGATCTGGCTTATGTTTTCGTTTAACCCCGGATAGTCGCCTTGGTAAATGAAATCTTACATTAGATCTATGTGCGACCActtcctgtaagcgaccactttctATTCGAAACCATTTATTCGGATTATCGAAGTTTCTCCAGTCAAATCCCTATATTTGGAAGCTCTCGTGAACGGGCACCTCGGACAAGCGACCGCGAACACTTTTTGGGATGACGAATGTACAAATCTCCCTCGTTGTGTAAAACTTGCCACTATAATATAGCGGGCCAAGGCTCAATAAGTAGAACATATGACGTTATATAACTTTTGCTTCAGTCTGGGTAGTAACTGATTACATTAAGTAACTTGCAGGGGGTAAGGAAATAGGTGAGACTAATCGATCTATGGTCGAGAAAGTACAGAATAAGCGAGAAAGTAAGCGAAATGCTCGCAACACGCCATTATGAATGATGAAATAATACCGCTCATCTCTTACAATAGTTACACTCTCCTCTACTTAATTGCGGTCTGGTGTCACTAAATTCAAACGTGTTTGTCCCCGACTGTTATAGACGAGCTTGCTTCATGATACTGGTAATTTCATACTGTGCCGTCCGTCATTTCCTTTAAGCTTTAACTATTTTTAATTCCAACTGAATGTAAAGTGCTTTTGAATATTTAATATACTTCATATATCCGTAACATCTTAGACCACCTTAATCCGAGAAAGGCAGTTGGGGTATAGACGGCATTTCACCACGAATCATGCGTTTGGGATCCCCAGTTTTTGCCGGAGAGGTGACTAAGTTGATAAACTTCTGTATTCTGAATCACTCATTGCCGTCTGAATGGAAGCAAGCGCGCCTTACTCCTGTCTTTAAACGGGGGATTGACACAGACAAAGCAAACTACCGTCCTGTCTCAATATTAACTTCGCTATCGAAGGTGTTTGAGAAAGTTATTTACGACCAAACTTGAAATGCATTTCATAGCGTTTTGTCCTCAAACTTatctggatttatgaaaactcACTCTTGCTGCACTGCATTGCTAAAAATGACGGAAGATTGGAGGAACAGTATTGATAACAGGGAAGCTGTAGCAGCGGTCGCTGTGGACTTGAGCAAAGCGTTTGACGCCATAAACCACAGCCTTCTGCTCGCGAAGTTGAAGGCCTATGGCTTTTCTCCACATGCCTTGGAACTGATGTCTACCTACCTGCTAGGTCGTCAACAATGTGTCAGATTAGAAGGCGTATGCTCTAACTTCAAAACAGTTAAATCTGGCGTTCCTCAAGGTTCACTATTGGGGCCGTTGCTGTTCAACATGTTCATTAATgacttgaatttctgtgttcctAATGTCTCACTGCGGTTGTACGCTGATGACACGACTGCCTACCTGTCTGATGCATCTCCCACCATTTTAGAATTTTCAGACTCTTTCCTCGTGGTTTGAGTCTAACCATTTAATAGTGAACAGTACTAGGACTCAAGCATTATCTGTCGGACCCTGTGCCTATCATTGTTCTTTATTCTTAATAATGCTAGAATAGAATTTCTCCGATCTATTAAGATTCTTGGAGTTACTCTAGACAAGGACCTATCTTATAAAGAACACATATCAGATCAACTAAAGAAAGCCTACGCGAAGCCCTCTGCACTGAGAAGAATAAAGCGTTTTCTTCCTCATGATGCAATGATAATgatcactttcatctacaacagagttcaaaaatgaattatttcatatatacttcaaaactttataaagcatttatatTACCTCATCTCGAATACTGCAGTCCTTTGTTTGTAGGCATAGGTACGGGTCAACGCAACCGTCTCGAAGATGGCaaccccaggggccccactcacatattttaatgacgggggggtccgaaggatttttttgggtctgacattttggccaaaagggattttttttggtatatgaaagacgccgggatttttttgggtcgcgaaaacaacacagggattttttggggtattgCATTTTTCACCAGCTCAAATCAACAATAACATAAgagcaatttatagttttgtttttgaccaaaaccaaaattgaagttggcatgttttagctttccagaagataaataataaaatttgctgatgcaaaaacactgagcgatttttttgggtatgctaaaaaaaagtagggatttttttcggtagacaaattctgaagttgggatttttttgggcatAAAATGTGAACCTCTGTCGGaaccccccgtcattaaaatatgtgagtggggcccctgggatGGCAACTGTTATATTTTGAGAACATTAATC is a window from the Porites lutea chromosome 10, jaPorLute2.1, whole genome shotgun sequence genome containing:
- the LOC140949651 gene encoding uncharacterized protein, with amino-acid sequence MAAHKSTTVKGDRGISFAQSELIYQQSGTLVPIGSPICRRCRQHITQTLDERDRTQVREEQDIKEQTRDSTDITLTTTCLSELSIKRRCRETRTLEKAEKTEKESDLSDSTSDDIAEQLQGFTLDSQDTTYMTSSETASTTSSVGKAEEAEEQKSKLNDFLLSCKVKPLGNHSWLEWSSASESTRRRYLEHTAEAVAVLLKVISTTNASHLWDALQKSKLVNEKLNINSLSLPSEKKYLEALAGAYMIASSWDTRRQILSIMAGVASYNAACEFIPGLSSYRYTVASLHRLQHGPGAPVPVEQSTRLRVTRDQLDNFLEFITSPHLVQDLPFGEKTLVLSTGESVVVPIVIRTMIPQRIVQQYKRFCEETDFFPFSESTMLRILSSCTASVRKSLQGLDYFATEGSKAFDDLAQLIRDISQKDLTRALKTL